The genomic stretch TTGTAATCATATCGGATTTAATTTTTAATTCTTAATTTTCAATTTTCAAACAATTTTCAATTTAACAATTTATTAAAAAATTTAGAAATTTAGTCATTAAATAATTGGAGATTGTTTAGAAATTAGAAATTGAAAATTAGAAATTATTCAATATCTCGGCTATTTTCAAAAATTCGTGCGGGTTTAAACTTTCTCTCCCAACCAAAACTCCGTCCATGCCAGGATCGATGCAGACTTGTTTTAATATTTTTTCTTTGACTGAACCGCCGTACAAAATCTTTGCCTTCTCGGAATGTTTTATCCCATATTTTTCGGCTAATATTTTTCTGATCATAATTTTTACTTCCATTATTCCATTGCTTGTCGGCGTTGAATCAGTTCCGACTGCCCAAACCGGCTCATAAGCAAAAATTATTCTTTCAAGCCCCGAAGGATTTACCCCCTCAAGACCTTCCAAAACCTGACTGGAAATTATCCGGCTAGTTCGTCCCGCCCCTCTTTCTTCCAATGTTTCTCCAAAACAAAATATTGCCGTCATTCTTTCCTTCACTAGGGATCTTATTTTCAAATTTATCATCTTATTATTTTCTCCAAAATATTTTCTTCTTTCGCTGTGTCCGACAATCGCATACTCCGCTCCAATGTTTTTAACCATAATCGAAGAAATTTCTCCTGTGTATGATCCGCACCTTTCACAAAAAATATTTTGAACGCCAATTGCGACTTTTTTGCTTTTTATTTCCCGCATAAATTCTTTTAGAAAAACGGATGGCGGACAGACAACTATTCCGGTATTCTTAAAATTTTTGCCTTTTATTTCATTTTTAAACGCCTTAAAATACCTCTCAAGTTCAGCTTGAGATATTAAGTTCATCTTTAAATTTCCAATTACATATTTCATAAATAAACTCTTAACTTTTCACTTTGAACTTTTGACTATTTCAATATGCCTTTTCACAAACCAAATCACTCCAATAAGAATTACTACTCCGATCACTATGTCAAATTTATGGAAATAAACACCAA from Parcubacteria group bacterium encodes the following:
- the tpiA gene encoding triose-phosphate isomerase, with the translated sequence MKYVIGNLKMNLISQAELERYFKAFKNEIKGKNFKNTGIVVCPPSVFLKEFMREIKSKKVAIGVQNIFCERCGSYTGEISSIMVKNIGAEYAIVGHSERRKYFGENNKMINLKIRSLVKERMTAIFCFGETLEERGAGRTSRIISSQVLEGLEGVNPSGLERIIFAYEPVWAVGTDSTPTSNGIMEVKIMIRKILAEKYGIKHSEKAKILYGGSVKEKILKQVCIDPGMDGVLVGRESLNPHEFLKIAEILNNF